One Pseudomonas abieticivorans genomic region harbors:
- the trxA gene encoding thioredoxin encodes MSQDTPYIFDVSGANFQQQVIDASFTQPVLVDFWAEWCAPCKVLMPLLEKIAESYQGELLLAKVNCDIEQDIVAHFGIRSLPTVVLFKDGKPVDGFAEARPESEIRAMLEPHVVMPPPAAADPLEQAEALFAESRFADAEAILVALLGEDNTNAKALILYARCLAERAELDEAQTVLDAVKTDEHKAALAGAKAQITFLRQAANLPDAAELKSRLAQNPGDDEALYQLAVQQLARQQYDAALEGLLKLFIRNRSYSEGLPHKTLLQVFDLLGNDHPLVTTYRRKVFSALY; translated from the coding sequence ATGAGTCAAGACACGCCGTATATTTTCGATGTCAGTGGCGCCAACTTCCAGCAGCAGGTGATCGATGCATCGTTCACCCAGCCGGTGTTGGTCGATTTCTGGGCCGAGTGGTGCGCACCCTGCAAGGTGCTGATGCCGCTGCTGGAAAAAATCGCCGAGAGCTATCAGGGTGAGCTGTTGCTTGCCAAGGTGAACTGCGACATCGAACAGGACATCGTCGCCCACTTCGGCATCCGCAGCCTGCCGACGGTCGTGCTGTTCAAAGACGGTAAGCCGGTGGACGGTTTTGCCGAGGCGCGCCCGGAATCGGAAATCCGCGCCATGCTCGAGCCCCACGTGGTCATGCCACCGCCTGCGGCTGCCGACCCGCTGGAACAAGCCGAGGCGTTGTTTGCCGAAAGCCGCTTTGCCGACGCCGAAGCCATCCTGGTGGCGCTGCTGGGCGAAGACAACACCAACGCGAAGGCGCTTATCCTCTATGCACGCTGCCTGGCTGAGCGGGCTGAACTGGACGAAGCCCAGACCGTGCTCGACGCCGTCAAGACCGACGAGCACAAAGCCGCCCTGGCCGGTGCCAAGGCGCAAATCACCTTCCTGCGCCAGGCCGCCAACCTGCCGGACGCCGCCGAGTTGAAATCGCGCCTGGCGCAAAACCCTGGCGATGACGAGGCGCTGTATCAACTGGCCGTGCAGCAATTGGCGCGCCAGCAGTACGACGCGGCGCTGGAAGGCTTGCTCAAGCTGTTCATCCGCAACCGCAGCTACAGCGAAGGCCTGCCGCACAAGACCCTGCTGCAAGTGTTCGATTTGCTGGGCAATGACCACCCGCTGGTCACCACGTACCGGCGCAAGGTGTTCTCCGCGCTGTACTAA
- a CDS encoding class I SAM-dependent methyltransferase, translating into MLALQTALSDLLGDAQLTISDLPGTDIRLWLIDAQNMDRAFSPEETRRILHEPPYWSFCWASGLAVAHYLAANPQWVLGKRVLDFGSGSGVAAIAAAKAGALEVVACDLDPLALAACRANAVLNGVTLGYSADFFAEADRFDLILVADVLYDRANLPLLDHFLSRGREALVADSRVRDFQHPVYKRLEILEALTLPDLCEPDEFRRVSLYHASRG; encoded by the coding sequence ATGCTGGCGCTGCAAACGGCATTGAGCGATCTGCTGGGTGATGCGCAACTGACCATCAGCGATTTGCCCGGCACTGATATCCGCTTGTGGCTGATCGATGCGCAAAACATGGACCGCGCCTTCAGCCCCGAAGAAACCCGGCGCATCCTGCACGAGCCACCCTACTGGAGCTTCTGCTGGGCCAGTGGCCTGGCCGTGGCGCACTATCTGGCGGCCAACCCGCAGTGGGTACTAGGCAAGCGCGTGCTGGATTTTGGCAGTGGCTCGGGGGTTGCCGCCATCGCCGCCGCCAAGGCCGGCGCCCTGGAGGTGGTGGCATGCGACCTCGACCCACTGGCGCTGGCAGCCTGCCGCGCCAACGCCGTGCTCAATGGCGTGACACTGGGCTATTCGGCAGATTTTTTTGCCGAGGCCGACCGTTTCGACCTGATCCTGGTGGCGGACGTGCTCTACGACCGCGCCAACCTGCCGCTGCTCGATCACTTCCTCAGCCGCGGCCGCGAGGCCTTGGTGGCCGATTCCCGGGTACGGGACTTTCAGCATCCGGTGTACAAGCGCCTGGAAATCCTCGAAGCCCTGACCTTGCCAGACCTGTGCGAACCCGATGAATTTCGCCGGGTCAGCCTGTACCACGCCAGCCGCGGCTGA
- a CDS encoding YbaY family lipoprotein translates to MSARPLVLLCLLSLLAACSSDKPKPVAAAPAPAKPALNAPAGLGPLPAYQRELSGTLLGVPAAAQVELALLVIDDRGRPQRLLASSTITGNNRPLPFQLRFNPEVFPAGMRVELRGRASQSGVLTLHLPSQQITQPTTQALGQLQFVPAP, encoded by the coding sequence ATGTCTGCAAGACCGCTCGTTTTACTCTGCCTTCTCAGCTTGCTGGCTGCCTGCAGCAGCGACAAGCCAAAGCCCGTGGCAGCGGCGCCCGCCCCTGCAAAACCTGCACTTAACGCGCCTGCCGGGCTGGGCCCGTTACCCGCCTACCAGCGTGAACTGAGCGGCACCCTGCTGGGCGTGCCGGCCGCGGCCCAAGTGGAACTGGCCCTGCTGGTGATCGACGATCGTGGCCGCCCGCAGCGCCTGCTGGCCAGCAGCACCATCACCGGTAACAACCGCCCACTGCCGTTCCAACTGCGCTTCAACCCCGAAGTGTTCCCCGCAGGCATGCGCGTTGAACTGCGCGGGCGCGCCAGCCAATCCGGGGTGCTGACCCTGCACCTGCCTTCGCAGCAGATCACCCAGCCCACCACCCAGGCCCTGGGCCAACTGCAATTTGTGCCAGCCCCCTGA
- the nrdR gene encoding transcriptional regulator NrdR encodes MHCPFCGANDTKVIDSRLVAEGEQVRRRRECVACGERFTTFETAELVLPRLIKQDGSRQPFDEEKLRAGMQRALEKRPVSVERLEAALAHIKHKLRATGEREVKSLVVGEAVMAELQKLDEVAYIRFASVYRRFQDLDEFREEIDRLAREPAKE; translated from the coding sequence ATGCACTGTCCCTTCTGCGGTGCCAACGACACCAAGGTCATCGACTCGCGTCTGGTCGCCGAGGGCGAGCAAGTACGCCGTCGTCGCGAATGCGTAGCCTGCGGTGAGCGTTTCACCACCTTCGAAACCGCCGAACTGGTATTGCCGCGCCTGATCAAGCAAGACGGCAGCCGCCAGCCCTTCGACGAAGAAAAACTGCGCGCTGGCATGCAGCGCGCGCTGGAAAAACGCCCAGTCAGCGTCGAGCGACTGGAAGCGGCCCTGGCCCACATCAAGCACAAGCTGCGGGCCACCGGTGAACGGGAGGTCAAGTCGCTGGTAGTGGGCGAGGCGGTGATGGCCGAGCTGCAGAAGCTCGATGAAGTCGCCTATATTCGCTTCGCCTCCGTGTACCGGCGCTTCCAGGACCTTGACGAATTTCGTGAAGAAATCGACCGCCTGGCCCGCGAGCCAGCCAAAGAGTGA
- the ribD gene encoding bifunctional diaminohydroxyphosphoribosylaminopyrimidine deaminase/5-amino-6-(5-phosphoribosylamino)uracil reductase RibD gives MPTEQAALDAQYMARAVELARKGQYSTHPNPRVGCVIVRDGQVVGEGWHERAGEPHAEVHALRMAGELARGATAYVTLEPCSHHGRTGPCADALVNAGVARVVAAMQDPNPEVAGRGLLKLMQAGIAVQGGVLEAESRALNPGFLKRMEHGLPYVRVKMAMSLDGRTAMASGESQWITGRAARSAVQRLRARSSVVLTGADSVLADGARMTVRAEELGLDAATAALAMSRPPLRVLIDGRLRVPLDAPFFQAGPALVVTCAAAQARERYEQQGHDLLALPSSEGRVDLRKLLKELASRGVNEILVEAGPSLAGAFARQGLVDEYQLFVAGKFLGSSARPLFDWPLAQMSDAPLLKIVEMRAVGDDWRVIAIPAPLLGV, from the coding sequence ATGCCTACAGAGCAAGCCGCACTCGACGCGCAGTACATGGCCCGTGCCGTGGAACTGGCGCGCAAGGGCCAGTACAGCACCCACCCCAACCCGCGCGTGGGTTGCGTGATCGTGCGTGACGGGCAGGTGGTCGGCGAAGGCTGGCACGAGCGCGCCGGCGAACCGCATGCCGAAGTCCATGCCCTGCGCATGGCCGGCGAGCTGGCGCGTGGCGCCACTGCCTACGTCACCCTGGAACCGTGTAGCCACCATGGCCGCACCGGGCCCTGCGCCGATGCATTGGTCAATGCCGGCGTGGCCCGGGTGGTGGCAGCCATGCAAGACCCCAATCCCGAAGTGGCGGGCCGCGGTTTGCTCAAACTGATGCAAGCCGGCATTGCCGTGCAGGGCGGGGTGCTGGAAGCCGAATCGCGGGCGCTGAACCCAGGCTTTCTGAAACGCATGGAACACGGCCTGCCGTACGTGCGGGTGAAGATGGCCATGAGCCTGGATGGGCGCACCGCCATGGCCAGTGGCGAAAGCCAATGGATCACGGGGCGTGCCGCCCGCTCGGCGGTGCAGCGCCTGCGCGCCCGTTCAAGCGTGGTGCTGACCGGTGCCGACAGCGTGCTGGCCGACGGCGCCCGCATGACCGTGCGTGCCGAAGAGTTAGGCCTGGACGCCGCCACCGCCGCGTTGGCCATGAGCCGGCCGCCACTGCGCGTATTGATTGATGGTCGTTTGCGGGTGCCGTTGGATGCGCCGTTTTTCCAGGCCGGCCCCGCGCTGGTGGTGACGTGCGCCGCCGCCCAGGCCCGCGAGCGCTATGAACAACAAGGCCACGACCTGCTGGCGTTGCCCAGCAGTGAGGGGCGCGTCGACCTGCGCAAGCTGCTCAAGGAGCTGGCCAGCCGCGGCGTCAACGAAATACTGGTCGAGGCCGGGCCCAGCCTGGCCGGGGCGTTCGCGCGCCAGGGCCTGGTGGATGAATACCAGTTGTTCGTCGCCGGCAAGTTTCTTGGCTCCTCTGCACGGCCGCTGTTCGATTGGCCGCTGGCGCAGATGAGTGATGCTCCGTTATTGAAAATCGTTGAAATGCGCGCGGTAGGCGATGACTGGAGAGTCATTGCGATACCTGCCCCATTGCTCGGCGTATAA
- a CDS encoding riboflavin synthase — protein sequence MFTGIIESIGSIRALTPKGGDVRVYVETGKLDLADVKLGDSIAVNGVCLTAVELPGDGFWADVSRETLDCTAFHQLKAGSRVNLEKALTPTTRLGGHLVSGHVDGVGEVVSRQENARAIQFRIRAPKELAKYIAHKGSITVDGTSLTVNVVDGAEFELTIVPHTLAETIMADYHAGRKVNLEVDLLARYLERLLLGDKAAEPASGGITESFLAENGFLKS from the coding sequence ATGTTTACCGGCATTATCGAATCCATCGGCAGCATCCGTGCACTGACCCCCAAAGGCGGTGATGTTCGCGTTTACGTAGAGACCGGCAAGCTGGACCTGGCCGACGTGAAGCTGGGCGACAGCATCGCGGTCAACGGCGTGTGCCTGACGGCCGTTGAGCTTCCGGGCGACGGCTTCTGGGCCGACGTCAGCCGTGAAACCCTGGACTGCACCGCCTTCCATCAATTGAAGGCCGGCAGCCGGGTGAACCTGGAAAAAGCCCTGACCCCGACCACCCGCCTGGGTGGCCACCTGGTCAGCGGCCACGTCGACGGCGTGGGTGAAGTGGTCTCGCGCCAGGAAAACGCCCGTGCCATCCAGTTCCGTATCCGCGCACCCAAGGAACTGGCCAAGTACATCGCCCACAAAGGCTCGATCACCGTCGATGGCACCAGCCTGACCGTGAACGTGGTCGACGGCGCCGAGTTCGAGCTGACCATCGTGCCGCACACCCTGGCCGAAACCATCATGGCCGACTACCACGCCGGCCGTAAGGTCAACCTGGAAGTCGACCTGCTGGCCCGTTACCTGGAGCGCCTGTTGCTCGGTGACAAGGCTGCCGAGCCTGCCAGCGGCGGTATCACGGAAAGCTTTCTGGCCGAAAACGGCTTCTTGAAATCCTGA
- the ribBA gene encoding bifunctional 3,4-dihydroxy-2-butanone-4-phosphate synthase/GTP cyclohydrolase II: protein MALNTIEELVEDIRQGKMVILMDDEDRENEGDLIMAAECCQAEHINFMAKHARGLICMPMTRERCELLKLPLMAPRNGSGFGTKFTVSIEAAEGVTTGISAADRARTVQAAACKDAKAEDIVSPGHIFPLMAQAGGTLARAGHTEAACDLARMAGFEPSGVICEVMNDDGTMSRRAELETFAAEHNIKIGTIADLIHYRMIHERTVQRIAEQPLDSELGQFNLVTYRDSVEGDVHMALTLGTICADVPTLVRVHNMDPLRDLLLVKQPGRWSLRAAMAAVAEAGSGVVLLLGHPLDGDVLLAHIRETADSVTPKKPTTYSIVGAGSQILRDLGVRQMRLMSSPMKFNAISGFDLEVVEYVPSE, encoded by the coding sequence GTGGCGCTCAATACGATCGAAGAACTGGTTGAAGACATCCGCCAGGGCAAGATGGTCATCCTGATGGATGACGAAGACCGCGAGAACGAAGGCGACCTGATCATGGCCGCCGAGTGCTGCCAGGCCGAGCACATCAACTTCATGGCCAAGCACGCCCGCGGCCTGATCTGCATGCCGATGACCCGCGAGCGCTGCGAGCTGCTCAAGCTGCCGCTGATGGCGCCGCGCAATGGCTCGGGTTTTGGCACCAAGTTCACCGTCTCGATCGAAGCGGCCGAAGGCGTCACCACCGGCATCTCCGCCGCCGACCGCGCGCGCACTGTGCAGGCGGCCGCCTGCAAAGATGCCAAGGCTGAAGACATCGTCAGCCCAGGCCACATCTTCCCGCTGATGGCCCAGGCCGGCGGCACCCTGGCCCGCGCCGGCCATACCGAGGCGGCGTGCGACCTGGCGCGCATGGCCGGGTTCGAGCCCAGCGGGGTGATCTGCGAAGTGATGAACGACGACGGCACCATGTCCCGCCGTGCAGAGCTTGAGACATTCGCTGCCGAACACAACATCAAGATCGGCACCATTGCCGACCTGATTCACTACCGCATGATCCACGAACGTACCGTTCAGCGGATTGCCGAGCAGCCGCTGGACAGCGAACTGGGCCAATTCAACCTGGTCACCTACCGTGATTCGGTGGAAGGCGACGTGCACATGGCGCTGACCCTGGGCACCATTTGCGCCGACGTGCCCACCCTGGTGCGGGTGCATAACATGGACCCGCTGCGCGACCTGTTGCTGGTCAAGCAGCCTGGCCGCTGGAGCCTGCGCGCAGCCATGGCCGCGGTGGCAGAGGCCGGCAGCGGCGTAGTGCTGCTGCTCGGGCACCCGCTGGACGGTGACGTGTTGCTGGCGCATATTCGTGAAACGGCCGACAGCGTGACGCCGAAAAAACCGACCACCTACAGCATCGTCGGTGCCGGTTCGCAGATCCTTCGCGACCTGGGCGTTCGTCAGATGCGCCTGATGAGTTCGCCAATGAAGTTCAATGCGATATCCGGATTCGATCTGGAAGTTGTAGAATACGTGCCCTCCGAATAA
- the ribH gene encoding 6,7-dimethyl-8-ribityllumazine synthase, which yields MTLKTIEGTFIAPKGRYALVVGRFNSFVVESLVSGAVDALVRHGVSESDITIIRAPGAFEIPLVAQKVAQQSEYAAIIALGAVIRGGTPHFEYVAGECTKGLAQVSMEFGVPVAFGVLTVDSIEQAIERSGTKAGNKGAEAALSALEMVSLLSQLEAK from the coding sequence ATGACCCTGAAGACCATCGAAGGTACCTTCATCGCCCCCAAAGGTCGCTATGCCCTGGTGGTTGGCCGTTTCAACAGCTTCGTCGTCGAAAGCCTGGTGAGCGGCGCCGTTGATGCCCTGGTTCGCCATGGCGTGAGCGAAAGCGACATCACCATCATCCGTGCGCCTGGTGCGTTCGAGATTCCGCTGGTGGCGCAAAAAGTCGCCCAGCAAAGCGAGTACGCGGCGATCATCGCCCTGGGCGCGGTCATTCGTGGCGGTACTCCGCACTTCGAATACGTGGCAGGCGAGTGCACCAAGGGCCTGGCCCAGGTGTCCATGGAATTCGGCGTGCCGGTCGCTTTCGGCGTGCTGACAGTCGACTCCATCGAACAGGCCATCGAGCGTTCCGGCACCAAGGCTGGCAACAAGGGCGCTGAAGCTGCCCTGTCCGCTCTGGAAATGGTCAGCCTGCTGTCGCAGTTGGAGGCCAAGTGA
- the nusB gene encoding transcription antitermination factor NusB, producing MISDESDRFNPRDPKPADAGKPSKSAKRREARQLATQALYQWHMASHSLNEIEAQFRVDNDFSDIDGAYFREILHGVPANKTEIDTALKPCLDLTIEELDPVELAVLRLSTWELLKRVDVPYRVVINEGIELAKVYGSTDGHKFVNGVLDKLAPRLREAEVKAYKR from the coding sequence GTGATTTCCGACGAAAGCGATCGTTTCAACCCGCGCGATCCTAAACCTGCGGACGCTGGCAAACCCTCCAAGAGCGCCAAGCGCCGCGAGGCTCGTCAGCTGGCGACCCAAGCCCTGTACCAATGGCACATGGCTAGCCACTCGCTGAACGAGATCGAAGCGCAGTTCCGGGTAGACAACGATTTCAGCGATATCGACGGTGCCTACTTCCGCGAGATCCTGCACGGTGTACCGGCCAACAAGACTGAGATCGACACAGCGCTCAAGCCTTGCCTGGACCTGACCATCGAAGAGCTCGACCCGGTTGAACTGGCCGTGTTGCGCCTGTCCACGTGGGAGCTGCTCAAGCGTGTCGACGTGCCTTACCGCGTGGTCATCAACGAAGGTATCGAGTTGGCCAAGGTTTACGGTTCCACCGACGGCCACAAGTTCGTCAACGGTGTACTGGACAAACTGGCGCCGCGCCTTCGCGAAGCTGAAGTGAAGGCGTACAAGCGCTGA
- the thiL gene encoding thiamine-phosphate kinase: MGEFELIRHYFAAAPCAQPSDSVALGIGDDCALLAVPAGEHLAISTDTLVNGVHFPDAADPFLLGQRALAVAASDLAAMGATPIGFTLALTLPQVSEDWLKPFAEGLNRMAGHCQMRLIGGDTTRGPLCLTVTVFGSVPAGQALTRSGAKPGELLCVGGELGNAAGALPLVLGERFTDAGTAAPLLAHYWSPSPQLPLGIALRGKATAAMDISDGLLADCGHIALASGVALEIDQAALPLSAPLQAFLGRDGACTAALTGGDDYVLVFSLPAEHLDALQGTGWPISVIGRVVEGQGVTLRDGQGQDITPNIRGYQHFRETP; the protein is encoded by the coding sequence ATGGGCGAGTTTGAGCTGATCCGACACTATTTCGCTGCTGCGCCTTGTGCGCAGCCCAGCGACTCGGTGGCTTTGGGCATCGGTGACGACTGCGCCCTGCTGGCCGTCCCCGCCGGGGAGCATCTGGCCATTTCCACCGATACGCTGGTCAACGGCGTGCATTTCCCTGACGCCGCCGATCCGTTCCTGCTGGGCCAGCGCGCCCTGGCAGTAGCGGCCAGCGACCTGGCGGCCATGGGCGCTACGCCCATCGGCTTCACCCTGGCGCTGACCTTGCCACAGGTGTCGGAGGATTGGCTCAAGCCGTTCGCCGAAGGCCTCAATCGCATGGCCGGGCATTGCCAGATGCGCCTGATTGGTGGTGACACTACCCGTGGCCCGCTGTGCCTGACCGTGACCGTTTTCGGCAGCGTGCCGGCCGGGCAGGCCTTGACCCGCTCAGGTGCCAAACCGGGTGAGTTACTGTGCGTGGGTGGCGAGTTGGGTAATGCTGCCGGCGCCTTGCCGCTGGTGCTCGGTGAGCGCTTTACCGACGCGGGCACCGCGGCGCCGCTGCTGGCGCATTACTGGTCACCTTCGCCGCAGTTGCCCTTGGGTATTGCGTTGCGCGGCAAAGCCACGGCGGCAATGGACATCTCCGATGGCCTGCTGGCCGATTGCGGGCATATCGCCCTGGCCTCAGGGGTGGCACTGGAAATCGACCAGGCAGCGCTGCCCTTGTCAGCCCCGCTGCAGGCGTTTTTGGGCCGCGACGGTGCCTGCACGGCCGCGCTCACAGGGGGTGACGATTACGTGCTGGTGTTCAGCCTGCCCGCCGAGCATCTTGATGCCTTGCAGGGCACTGGCTGGCCAATCAGCGTGATCGGACGCGTGGTCGAAGGGCAGGGGGTTACCCTGCGCGATGGCCAGGGCCAGGACATCACCCCGAATATCCGGGGCTATCAACATTTTCGGGAGACACCGTGA
- a CDS encoding phosphatidylglycerophosphatase A family protein, which produces MTDHPDQVPAENVPPSVWRNPWHFLAFGFGSGTLPKAPGTWGSLVAVPFIPLWQMLPDWGYWLMLGVTMLFGFWLCGKVADDLGVHDHEGIVWDEMVGMWITLWLVPDGWYWILAGFLMFRFFDILKPWPIRWIDRHVHGGVGIMLDDVLAGVFAWLGMQALVWGLT; this is translated from the coding sequence GTGACAGATCATCCTGACCAGGTTCCGGCAGAGAACGTACCACCGTCGGTCTGGCGCAACCCCTGGCACTTCCTGGCCTTCGGCTTTGGCTCGGGCACCCTGCCCAAGGCACCGGGCACCTGGGGCTCGCTGGTGGCCGTGCCGTTTATCCCGCTGTGGCAGATGTTGCCCGACTGGGGCTATTGGCTGATGCTGGGCGTGACCATGCTGTTCGGCTTCTGGCTGTGCGGCAAGGTGGCGGACGACCTGGGCGTGCACGACCACGAAGGCATCGTCTGGGACGAGATGGTCGGCATGTGGATCACCTTGTGGCTGGTACCGGATGGTTGGTATTGGATCCTCGCGGGTTTCCTGATGTTCCGCTTTTTCGATATCCTCAAGCCGTGGCCGATCCGCTGGATCGACCGTCACGTGCATGGTGGCGTCGGGATCATGCTCGACGACGTGCTGGCGGGCGTGTTTGCCTGGCTAGGCATGCAAGCGTTAGTGTGGGGGCTGACTTAA
- a CDS encoding transporter substrate-binding domain-containing protein: MARWMLVLVCWLGCTLVNAAQVAPPAQIRLVSEAWLDYTNADGTGLAWDVLRKVFEPAGVKVLPLSEPYTRAVGLVQRAEADAWVGSYHDETPNTVYPRWNFDTDHIYALGLASKPRPTLETLGQYRLAWVRGYAYQHYLPHIGSFSEVQRRTGILSMLAHDRADYYIDAQTEVATVLQKARDPAQYRLTHIAEIPLYLGFADTANGRALLALYDQRMDSLVPSGELRAIFDHWQQPYPFDDAKPAP, encoded by the coding sequence ATGGCCAGATGGATGCTGGTGCTGGTGTGTTGGTTGGGATGTACGCTGGTCAATGCGGCCCAAGTGGCACCGCCCGCGCAGATCCGCCTGGTTAGCGAGGCATGGCTGGACTACACCAACGCCGACGGCACGGGCCTGGCCTGGGATGTTTTGCGCAAGGTGTTCGAGCCAGCCGGGGTCAAGGTGCTGCCGCTCAGCGAGCCTTACACCCGTGCGGTCGGCCTGGTGCAAAGGGCCGAAGCCGACGCCTGGGTGGGCTCCTATCACGATGAAACCCCCAACACCGTTTACCCGCGCTGGAACTTCGATACCGACCATATCTACGCGTTGGGCTTGGCCAGCAAACCGCGGCCGACCCTGGAAACCCTTGGCCAGTACCGTCTTGCCTGGGTGCGCGGCTACGCCTACCAGCACTATCTGCCGCACATCGGCAGCTTCAGCGAAGTGCAGCGGCGTACCGGCATCTTGTCAATGCTGGCCCACGACCGCGCCGACTATTACATCGATGCCCAAACCGAAGTCGCCACGGTGCTGCAAAAGGCCCGCGACCCGGCGCAGTATCGTCTCACCCATATCGCCGAGATCCCGCTTTACCTGGGTTTCGCCGATACAGCCAACGGGCGGGCGCTGCTGGCGCTTTACGACCAGCGCATGGACAGCCTGGTACCCAGTGGCGAATTGCGGGCCATATTCGACCACTGGCAGCAGCCTTATCCCTTCGATGATGCGAAACCGGCACCATAA
- the ribA gene encoding GTP cyclohydrolase II: MPVVFVAASKLPTPFAQFTMHGFLDESTGREHVVLSLGDVADGEPVLGRLHSECLTGDALFSQRCDCGSQLEAALQAIAKEGRGVLLYLRQEGRGIGLLNKIRAYELQDGGADTVEANERLGFAADQRDYAMCLPMLEHLGVKSLRLMTNNPRKVKALTAMNIVVAERVPLHTGHNPHNKHYLATKAGKLGHMMGNEHQSEADRA, encoded by the coding sequence GTGCCCGTCGTTTTCGTCGCCGCTTCCAAGCTGCCCACCCCTTTTGCGCAATTCACCATGCACGGCTTTCTTGATGAAAGCACCGGCCGCGAGCACGTCGTGCTCAGCCTGGGTGACGTGGCCGACGGCGAGCCCGTGCTCGGCCGCTTGCACTCCGAATGCCTGACCGGCGATGCGCTGTTCAGCCAGCGCTGTGACTGCGGCTCGCAATTGGAAGCAGCCCTGCAGGCCATCGCCAAAGAAGGCCGTGGCGTACTGCTGTACCTGCGTCAGGAAGGCCGTGGCATCGGCCTGCTGAACAAGATCCGCGCCTATGAATTGCAGGACGGCGGTGCCGACACCGTCGAGGCCAACGAGCGCCTGGGCTTTGCTGCCGACCAGCGTGACTATGCCATGTGCCTGCCGATGCTCGAGCACCTGGGCGTCAAGTCACTGCGCCTGATGACTAACAACCCGCGAAAGGTCAAGGCGCTGACCGCCATGAACATCGTGGTTGCCGAGCGCGTGCCGTTGCACACCGGGCACAACCCGCACAACAAGCACTACCTGGCCACCAAGGCTGGCAAGCTCGGCCACATGATGGGCAATGAGCACCAGAGCGAGGCCGATCGGGCGTGA
- a CDS encoding MFS transporter produces MTRSQVRRRLAVAWWQQVALTLLPLFVISWAFGDLEPVIPVLAMPMFIAGVASMFLSLPRFGAYKHALIATQKALDTAEEPAAWIALARVRRIAFLFAGLPAWLAALAVFVGLEAVPLCLLALSSMVLLCLYRIPRQLG; encoded by the coding sequence GTGACCCGATCCCAGGTTCGCCGCCGCCTGGCGGTCGCCTGGTGGCAGCAGGTCGCCCTGACACTGCTGCCGTTGTTCGTGATCAGTTGGGCCTTCGGTGATCTGGAGCCAGTCATACCGGTGTTGGCGATGCCGATGTTCATCGCCGGTGTCGCCTCGATGTTCCTCAGCTTGCCGCGTTTCGGCGCCTACAAGCACGCGCTGATTGCCACGCAAAAAGCCCTGGATACCGCCGAGGAACCCGCTGCCTGGATCGCCCTGGCGCGCGTGCGGCGCATCGCCTTCCTGTTCGCCGGGCTACCGGCCTGGCTCGCGGCCCTGGCGGTGTTCGTCGGGCTTGAAGCCGTGCCCCTCTGCCTGCTGGCGCTGTCCAGCATGGTGCTGCTCTGCCTTTACCGTATCCCGCGTCAGTTGGGTTGA